The Panicum hallii strain FIL2 chromosome 9, PHallii_v3.1, whole genome shotgun sequence genome has a window encoding:
- the LOC112874962 gene encoding uncharacterized protein LOC112874962 yields MPASASTNLDSCPPRRSPRLKKIHIIYDEDSDRDSSTFKRVKTEVTDSEEIASPSTSELSVDSVSNKDGEQDCHDVSLKDLRAQCKAKNQKISKVKLEGSGIKNEAKIKEEVDLDKPLIALKQKRPKTSPAKANRKMEALASSPCAAEVEDTTSKGDNTLSPAQSSPFKATMHDTTSEKFGRRAKDLDQSKIAINCTEEIDGEQICCTEVKNTDGALLGCGKPDVLCEIKIEDMDYSEGFGSPSCSMKNFEHLSFELQQELMEGDEHIPQSCFMNQPNQLADVSDHSNEQTCSVKENSFDDITAEKAAEIVSPLGIIDEVSNHQKTSENISNSDVDKSSIGNGFLACSFSQSCHDCTDNDESWNTGVAHGNEPESVKILEELSPIDESSTDMVSPPKNVQSDLCGRTEMSCTSLEEVVQVQGEFQLDSIVCCGVRPKHMLLDMEIGHTSSDYTFSFDKTLDLAQPVNFVAQDGRLESIVYDVLNNHAQRMTSENRSSVGLPDTAVIQSTVVDFNGNCPEDKMASDNKISLPVNVEWPLKDKLNSTDYGIRTSVNNEGPEEELVLQHQLFQSCTDMLNPTGVMPGISNAEESQKLSAGAPNSSAASLETDGQIKKSELLIDEESIEEHAPKKLLSKRKIMSPTSQEKLCNALTGIDLCDGVRLKRKNVLEDCDKTRISLPQPAHKQDRSLFSTDRRLRGRTSVSPTSKGVLKSTGSPPHQQTTCSCMRSSSMVLDTEKAVEFSQRQMHDVENIAAKLIRSLKHMKSIVDESLSSEAYSLLPNFNIAEIRAASEDALEVEKTTRKWLSIMNKDCNRFCKILSLAKKNVVSHPEAPRKQRKISFADETGGMLCHVKVFKDGQTNLLSECQSDL; encoded by the exons CAAGAAGATTCACATAATATATGATGAAGATTCTGATAGGGATTCTTCTACTTTTAAGCGGGTCAAAACTGAAGTCACTGATTCTGAAGAAATTGCCTCTCCTTCAACCTCAGAACTAAGTGTTGATTCTGTCAGCAACAAGGATGGCGAACAAGATTGTCACGATGTATCTCTCAAGGATCTCAGAGCTCAGTGTAAAGCTAAGAATCAGAAGATTTCAAAAGTCAAGTTGGAAGGAAGTGGCATTAAGAATGAGGCTAAAATAAAAGAGGAAGTTGATCTTGATAAGCCTCTTATTGCGTTGAAACAGAAGAGGCCAAAAACATCTCCTGCTAAAGCAAACAGAAAGATGGAAGCACTAGCATCTTCTCCATGTGCCGCAGAAGTGGAAGATACAACATCAAAGGGAGACAATACTCTTAGTCCTGCACAGAGCTCCCCATTCAAAGCTACAATGCATGACACAACATCAGAGAAGTTTGGAAGGAGAGCTAAAGATCTGGATCAGTCTAAAATTGCTATTA ACTGTACTGAAGAAATAGATGGGGAGCAAATTTGTTGCACTGAAGTGAAAAACACAGATGGAGCTCTACTGGGCTGTGGAAAACCTGATGTTCTATGTGAAATAAAAATAGAAGATATGGATTACTCTGAGGGATTTGGATCTCCTAGCTGTTCCATGAAGAACTTTGAGCATTTATCTTTTGAGCTGCAACAGGAGCTAATGGAGGGTGATGAACATATACCACAGTCTTGTTTCATGAACCAACCAAATCAATTAGCCGATGTTTCTGATCATTCCAATGAACAAACCTGCAGTGTCAAAGAAAACAGTTTTGATGATATTACAGCTGAAAAGGCAGCTGAGATTGTTTCTCCGTTGGGTATCATAGATGAAGTGAGTAATCATCAGAAAACGTCTGAGAATATATCTAATTCAGATGTGGATAAATCTTCTATTGGGAATGGATTCTTGGCTTGTTCTTTCAGTCAGTCTTGCCATGATTGTACCGATAATGATGAGTCCTGGAATACTGGAGTTGCTCATGGGAATGAACCTGAAAGTGTAAAGATTTTGGAAGAGCTGTCTCCTATTGATGAGTCTAGCACAGATATGGTGTCTCCACCTAAGAACGTTCAATCAGATTTATGTGGAAGGACAGAAATGAGTTGCACTTCACTTGAGGAGGTCGTGCAGGTGCAGGGTGAGTTCCAATTGGATTCAATAGTCTGCTGCGGTGTAAGACCAAAGCATATGTTACTAGATATGGAAATTGGACATACATCCAGTGATTATACATTTTCCTTTGACAAGACTCTTGACTTGGCTCAGCCTGTCAATTTCGTTGCACAAGATGGAAGGCTAGAAAGTATAGTATATGATGTTCTGAACAATCATGCACAGAGGATGACATCTGAAAATAGATCTTCTGTTGGACTTCCAGATACTGCTGTGATTCAGAGCACAGTTGTAGACTTCAATGGTAACTGTCCTGAAGATAAAATGGCTTCAGATAATAAAATCTCACTTCCAGTTAATGTGGAGTGGCCATTGAAGGATAAGTTAAATTCTACAGATTATGGCATTCGTACATCTGTTAATAATGAAGGACCAGAAGAAGAATTAGTACTTCAACATCAGTTATTCCAGTCTTGTACTGATATGTTAAATCCTACCGGTGTCATGCCAGGGATCTCTAATGCTGAAGAATCACAGAAATTATCTGCTGGAGCCCCAAATTCCTCTGCTGCCTCTCTGGAAACTGATGGGCAAATTAAGAAGTCAGAACTTTTAATTGATGAAGAATCGATTGAAGAACATGCTCCAAAGAAATTATTGTCCAAGAGAAAG ATAATGTCACCAACGTCTCAAGAGAAGCTTTGCAATGCTCTGACTGGTATTGATTTGTGTGATGGAGTTAGACTGA AGAGGAAAAATGTTCTTGAAGATTGTGACAAAACTAGAATATCATTACCTCAGCCAGCACACAAGCAAGACAGATCATTGTTTAGCACAGATAGGAGACTTAGGGGCAGGACTTCCGTCTCTCCTACAAGCAAAGGAGTTCTCAAGTCAACAGGATCCCCACCCCATCAACAGACAACTTGTTCCTGCATGAGAAGTTCGTCCATGGTCTTGGACACTGAGAAAGCTGTTGAGTTTTCTCAAAGACAGATGCATGATGTAGAAAACATAGCTGCAAAACTTATAAGGAGCTTGAAGCACATGAAAAGTATAGTGGATGAAAGTTTGTCGTCAGAAGCATATTCTCTACTTCCTAATTTTAACATTGCTGAG ATCAGAGCAGCCTCTGAGGATGCATTAGAAGTGGAGAAGACTACGAGAAAATGGTTGTCGATAATGAACAAAGATTGCAATCGCTTTTGTAAAATACTG AGCCTAGCAAAGAAGAACGTTGTTTCACATCCTGAAGCGCCACGGAAACAAAGAAAGATAAGTTTTGCAGATGAAACTGGAGGAATGCTCTGCCATGTTAAGGTTTTTAAGGATGGACAAACCAATCTTCTTTCTGAATGCCAGAGTGATTTATAA
- the LOC112876005 gene encoding putative polyol transporter 1, protein MAEQPKEATNTAASGGLPGGVAARKKSNVRFAFASAILASMTSILLGYDIGVMSGAALFIKEDLKISDVEVEVLLGILNLYSLIGSFAAGRTSDWIGRRLTIILAAVIFFVGAFMMGFSVNYPMLMAGRFIAGIGVGYALMIAPVYTAEVSPASSRGFLTSFPEVFINFGILLGYVSNYAFSHLSLKLGWRLMLGIGAAPSVVLALMVLGMPESPRWLVMKGRLADARVVLDKTSDTPEEAALRLAEIKEAAGIPADLDGDVVTVPKRAGGEKLVWKELILSPTPGVRRVLLSALGIHFFQQSSGIDSVVLYSPRVFQSAGITDKNKLLGTTCAVGVTKTLFILVATFTLDHFGRRPLLLTSTGGMVVSLVGLGIGLTVIGHHPEGTTIPWAIGVCIASILGVVAFFSIGLGPITWVYSSEIFPLHLRALGCALGVGLNRVTSGVISMTFLSLSKGITIGGSFFLYAGIASLAWIFFFTYLPETRGRTLEQMGELFGIPNMTGDSDSYQQQQSPEKEKNNVEMSSTATSDVRNE, encoded by the exons ATGGCAGAACAGCCCAAGGAAGCAACAAACACGGCAGCCTCCGGTGGCCTCCccggcggcgtcgcggcgcggaAGAAGAGCAACGTCCGGTTCGCCTTCGCCAGCGCCATCTTGGCCTCCATGACCTCCATCCTCCTCGGCTACG ACATCGGGGTGATGAGCGGCGCGGCGCTGTTCATCAAGGAGGACCTCAAGATCTCGGACGTCGAGGTGGAGGTCCTGCTGGGCATCCTCAACCTCTACTCGCTCATTGGCTCCTTCGCGGCAGGGCGCACCTCCGACTGGATCGGCCGCCGGCTCAccatcatcctcgccgccgtcatCTTCTTCGTCGGCGCCTTCATGATGGGCTTCTCGGTCAACTACCCTATGCTCATGGCCGGCAGGTTCATCGCCGGCATCGGCGTCGGCTACGCGCTCATGATCGCGCCCGTCTACACGGCAGAGGTCTCGCCGGCGTCGTCGCGGggcttcctcacctccttccCCGAGGTGTTCATCAACTTCGGCATCCTGCTGGGCTACGTCTCCAACTACGCCTTCTCCCACCTCAGCTTGAAGCTCGGCTGGCGCCTCATGCTTGGCATCGGCGCCGCGCCTTCTGTCGTCCTCGCGCTCATGGTGCTGGGCATGCCCGAGTCGCCGCGCTGGCTGGTCATGAAGGGCCGCCTCGCCGACGCGAGAGTGGTGCTCGACAAGACCTCCGACACGCCGGAGGAGGCAGCCCTGCGCCTCGCGGAGATCAAGGAGGCGGCCGGCATCCCGGCCGACCTCGACGGGGACGTCGTCACCGTGCCCAAAAGGGCCGGCGGCGAGAAGCTCGTGTGGAAGGAGCTGATCCTCTCCCCGACACCGGGCGTCCGGCGCGTGCTCCTGTCGGCGCTCGGCATCCACTTCTTCCAGCAGTCGTCGGGCATCGACTCGGTGGTGCTCTACAGCCCACGTGTGTTCCAGAGCGCCGGCATCACCGACAAGAACAAGCTGCTCGGCACGACGTGTGCCGTCGGCGTGACCAAGACGCTCTTCATCCTGGTGGCCACGTTCACGCTGGACCACTTCGGCCGGCGGCCTCTTCTGCTGACCAGCACCGGGGGCATGGTCGTCAGCCTCGTGGGCCTCGGGATCGGCCTCACCGTCATCGGCCACCATCCGGAGGGCACCACCATCCCCTGGGCCATCGGCGTCTGCATCGCCTCCATCCTCGGCGTGGTCGCCTTCTTCTCCATCGGGCTCGGCCCCATCACGTGGGTGTACAGCTCGGAGATCTTCCCGCTGCACCTCCGCGCGCTCGGGTGCGCGCTGGGCGTGGGCTTGAACCGCGTCACGAGCGGGGTGATCTCCATGACTTTCCTGTCGCTCTCCAAGGGCATCACCATCGGGGGCAGCTTCTTCCTCTACGCGGGCATCGCGTCGCTCgcctggatcttcttcttcacctaCCTCCCCGAGACACGCGGCCGCACGCTCGAGCAGATGGGCGAGCTCTTCGGCATCCCCAACATGACCGGCGACAGCGACAGctaccagcagcagcagtctccggagaaggagaagAACAACGTCGAGATGTCATCGACGGCCACTAGTGATGTCAGAAACGAGTGA
- the LOC112873893 gene encoding uncharacterized protein LOC112873893 has translation MECPPPVRREDGETDWAEAARKYLDVVSSGDEGAAVRATLEVKRLAGHATDSAVRLAVRALVGLLARSPPPRLQAAASQALCSVVRIDGGRFAAEAVDAGFFPVAQRLLPESEEVPQRMLLRCLSCILTLHATSRVVFGRGGGAEVILDLLPGCSGATKRRLVEILSVLALMKEVRHLLLTDGKVKYLVAAISFGNLASRTRAAQAAGLLGASTIGRSLLVEMGAPLALVGLMRNGDSSAKLVAANALGIVSSIGPHLQLIHESGAIPLYAELLKESHPLAKVIVEDVFCNLISIRDNAGVVLENLAGILRGEDDPAISAAVDVLLALAEYKSIIPFLKSSGVMPVLVDLLRNRNHDVIEKVTGAVAQLSYEEYIREGLMEDGAIPVLLDLLNGRLGDLTESAAAEALINFSEDPSCQEYAPMLQRVPELSAFRDHLFHFRTSQGHLIQSVRRRIEQRLNPQ, from the coding sequence ATGGAGTGCCCACCACCTGTTCGACGGGAGGACGGCGAAACAGAttgggcggaggcggcgaggaaATACCTCGATGTGGTCTCCTCCGGCGACGAGGGAGCGGCGGTGAGGGCCACGCTCGAGGTCAAGCGGCTGGCCGGCCACGCTACGGATTCTGCCGTGCGGCTCGCGGTCCGGGCGCTTGTCGGCCTCCTCGCccggtcgccgccgcctcgtctGCAGGCGGCAGCGTCGCAGGCCCTGTGCTCCGTCGTTCGCATCGACGGTGGCAGGTTCGCGGCCGAAGCTGTTGATGCGGGCTTCTTCCCCGTGGCGCAGAGGCTGCTCCCGGAGTCCGAGGAGGTGCCCCAGAGGATGCTGCTGAGGTGCCTCAGCTGCATCCTGACCTTACACGCAACTAGCCGTGTGGTATTTGGGAGGGGCGGTGGCGCAGAGGTTATCTTGGACCTACTTCCGGGCTGCTCTGGGGCAACGAAGCGGCGCTTGGTGGAAATTTTGAGCGTGTTAGCATTGATGAAAGAAGTCCGGCATCTGCTCCTAACTGATGGAAAGGTCAAATACCTCGTTGCAGCCATTTCGTTTGGTAACTTGGCGTCAAGGACCAGAGCAGCTCAGGCTGCTGGCCTGCTTGGTGCATCAACTATCGGCCGATCTTTGCTGGTTGAGATGGGTGCGCCGCTGGCGCTAGTTGGCCTGATGAGGAATGGTGATTCCTCAGCAAAACTTGTTGCTGCTAATGCGCTTGGTATAGTCTCGTCAATTGGACCCCATCTCCAATTGATTCATGAGTCTGGCGCTATACCTTTATATGCTGAGCTGCTAAAAGAAAGCCATCCACTTGCGAAAGTTATTGTGGAAGATGTATTCTGCAATTTAATTTCAATCAGGGACAATGCTGGAGTGGTTCTGGAGAATCTGGCTGGAATCCTGAGGGGTGAAGATGACCCTGCAATAAGTGCTGCTGTCGATGTTTTGTTGGCTCTTGCTGAATATAAGAGCATCATTCCTTTCCTTAAAAGTTCTGGAGTAATGCCTGTTCTTGTGGATCTTCTGCGGAACAGGAATCATGATGTTATTGAGAAAGTTACAGGGGCTGTTGCACAGTTAAGCTATGAGGAGTATATCAGGGAAGGTTTGATGGAAGACGGTGCTATTCCTGTTCTTTTAGACTTGCTCAACGGCCGTTTAGGGGACTTGACGGAGTCTGCAGCAGCAGAAGCTTTGATTAATTTCTCTGAAGATCCATCATGTCAAGAGTATGCACCAATGCTGCAAAGGGTACCAGAACTTTCGGCATTTCGAGATCACTTGTTTCATTTCCGCACTTCTCAAGGCCACTTGATTCAATCAGTGAGAAGAAGAATAGAGCAGCGTTTGAACCCACAATAA